Proteins found in one Vicia villosa cultivar HV-30 ecotype Madison, WI unplaced genomic scaffold, Vvil1.0 ctg.000232F_1_1_3, whole genome shotgun sequence genomic segment:
- the LOC131625649 gene encoding pentatricopeptide repeat-containing protein At3g24000, mitochondrial-like isoform X1, with amino-acid sequence MHMPLQDHPNPQVSRFLQKGFSEITEGIVGKALHALCVTGVFQLNTFYTNTLINMYSTFGDIKYAQHVFDKMLDRNDASWNNMMSGYVRVGWYHEAMKFFCYMFENGVRPSSYVVASLVTACDRSGCMTEGALQIHGYVVKYGLMSNVFVGTSLLHFYGTHGSVFEANKLFEEIEEPNIVSWTSLMVCYADNGHTTEVLNIYRHLRQTTLICNENTMATVIKTCGMFGDTTMGYQILGDVVKSGLDTSSVSVANSLISLFGNYDSVDEASCVFNNMKERDTISWNSIITATAHNGRFEESLGHFFWMRRAHTKTNYITISALLPACGSAQHLKWGKGLHGLIIKSGLESNVCVCNSLLSMYSQAGSPKDAEFVFHTMPERDLISWNSMMASHVEDGKYSHAVRLLIEMLKTRKTTNYVTFTTALSACYNLEKLKIAHAFVVHYGLHHNIIIGNTLVTMYGKFGLMAEAQKVCKIMPERDVVTWNTLIGGHADNTDPNAALESFNLLRREGLLSNYITIVNLLGACLSPDYLLKHGMPIHAHIVVAGFELNTYVQSSLITMYAQCGELNASNFIFDVLANKNSSTWNAILSANAHYGPGEEALKFIARMRNDGVDLDQFSFSVALATIGNLTVLDEGQQLHSWIIKLGFESNEYVLNATMDMYGKCGEIDDVFRILPLPKSRSQRSWNILISALARHGFFRQATKAFQEMLDIGLRPDHVTFVSLLSACSHGGLVDEGLAYFSSMTTEFGIPTGIEHCVCIIDLLGRSGRLAEAEAFIDKMPVPPNDLVWRSLLAACKIHGNLELGRKAADHLLELDSSDDSAYVLYSNVCASNQRWGDVENVRKQMESQSLKKRPACSWIKLKNTVTTFGMGDQFHTQTAQIYSKLEELRKMTREEGYVPDTSYALQDTDEEQKEHNLWNHSERIALAFGLINCPEGSTIRIYKNLRVCGDCHSVFKLVSKIVGRKITVRDSYRFHHFNGGKCSCSDYW; translated from the coding sequence ATGCATATGCCTCTCCAGGACCACCCTAACCCTCAAGTTTCACGCTTTCTTCAAAAGGGCTTCTCGGAAATCACGGAAGGAATCGTTGGGAAAGCGTTGCATGCACTTTGCGTGACAGGTGTTTTTCAACTCAACACGTTCTATACAAATACGTTGATTAACATGTACTCGACGTTTGGTGACATAAAATATGCTCAACATGTATTTGATAAGATGTTGGACAGAAATGATGCTTCTTGGAATAACATGATGTCGGGGTACGTTCGAGTGGGTTGGTACCACGAAGCTATGAAATTCTTTTGCTATATGTTTGAAAATGGTGTCAGGCCAAGCAGTTATGTAGTTGCTAGTTTGGTGACTGCGTGTGATAGGTCAGGGTGCATGACTGAAGGGGCACTTCAGATTCATGGTTATGTTGTCAAATATGGTTTAATGTCTAATGTGTTTGTTGGTACTAGTTTGCTGCACTTTTATGGCACACATGGTTCGGTTTTTGAGGCTAATAAGCTCTTTGAGGAGATTGAAGAACCAAATATAGTCTCTTGGACTTCTTTGATGGTTTGCTATGCAGATAATGGGCATACAACAGAAGTTCTAAATATTTATCGTCATTTAAGACAAACCACGTTAATTTGTAATGAAAATACAATGGCTACAGTTATTAAAACTTGTGGAATGTTTGGCGATACAACCATGGGATATCAGATCCTTGGAGATGTTGTCAAATCTGGATTAGACACTTCTAGTGTCTCTGTAGCAAACTCCCTTATATCTCTGTTTGGTAATTATGATAGCGTAGATGAGGCGTCTTGTGTGTTTAATAACATGAAGGAACGGGACACTATATCATGGAATTCAATTATTACCGCAACTGCACATAATGGTCGTTTTGAGGAATCTCTAGGACACTTCTTTTGGATGCGTCGTGCTCACACAAAAACAAATTATATTACAATATCAGCCTTGTTACCTGCGTGTGGTTCTGCACAACATTTGAAGTGGGGAAAAGGACTTCATGGTCTAATAATAAAATCTGGACTTGAATCAAATGTTTGTGTATGCAATAGTCTTTTAAGTATGTATTCTCAAGCGGGATCGCCTAAGGATGCAGAGTTTGTTTTTCATACAATGCCAGAGAGAGATTTAATTTCATGGAATTCCATGATGGCAAGCCATGTTGAAGATGGGAAGTATTCGCATGCCGTACGACTTTTGATTGAGATGCTCAAAACAAGAAAGACAACAAACTATGTAACTTTTACAACTGCGTTATCGGCGTGTTATAATTTAGAAAAACTGAAGATTGCTCACGCCTTTGTGGTTCATTATGGCCTACATCACAATATAATCATAGGTAATACATTGGTCACCATGTATGGGAAGTTTGGATTGATGGCCGAAGCCCAAAAAGTGTGTAAAATTATGCCAGAGAGAGATGTGGTAACATGGAATACATTGATAGGTGGCCATGCTGATAACACAGATCCAAATGCCGCACTTGAATCATTCAACTTATTGAGAAGAGAAGGCTTGCTTTCTAACTACATTACTATTGTCAATCTTCTCGGTGCTTGTTTGTCTCCTGATTATCTTTTGAAACATGGAATGCCAATCCATGCTCACATAGTTGTGGCAGGATTTGAATTAAATACGTACGTCCAAAGCTCCCTAATTACAATGTATGCCCAGTGTGGTGAGCTTAATGCAAGCAACTTTATTTTTGATGTATTAGCTAATAAAAATTCTAGTACTTGGAATGCCATTCTTTCTGCAAATGCTCATTACGGGCCTGGTGAGGAAGCACTAAAATTTATTGCTAGGATGAGAAATGACGGGGTTGATTTAGATCAGTTTAGCTTCTCTGTAGCTCTTGCTACTATCGGTAACTTGACAGTACTGGATGAGGGTCAGCAGCTTCACAGTTGGATTATTAAACTTGGGTTCGagtcaaatgaatacgttttaaaTGCTACAATGGATATGTATGGAAAATGTGGAGAAATCGATGATGTATTTAGAATCCTTCCCCTACCAAAAAGTAGGTCACAGAGGTCTTGGAACATTTTAATATCAGCATTGGCCAGACATGGATTTTTCCGCCAGGCTACAAAGGCCTTTCAAGAGATGCTTGATATCGGTCTGAGACCTGATCATGTCACGTTTGTTTCTCTTCTGTCTGCCTGCAGCCATGGGGGTTTGGTGGATGAGGGTCTTGCGTACTTCTCTTCAATGACTACTGAATTTGGTATCCCTACTGGAATAGAGCATTGtgtttgcataattgatcttCTTGGGAGATCAGGAAGGCTTGCTGAGGCCGAAGCTTTCATTGATAAGATGCCAGTCCCACCAAATGACCTCGTTTGGCGTAGCTTGTTGGCTGCTTGCAAAATACACGGAAATTTGGAGCTGGGGAGGAAAGCCGCTGATCATCTTTTGGAGCTGGACTCATCTGATGATTCGGCCTATGTTCTATATTCAAATGTCTGTGCGTCTAACCAAAGATGGGGAGATGTAGAGAATGtgagaaagcaaatggaatcacagaGCTTAAAGAAGAGACCTGCCTGCAGTTGGATCAAGTTGAAAAATACGGTTACAACTTTTGGGATGGGAGACCAATTTCATACACAAACTGCTCAAATCTATTCAAAGTTGGAAGAGCTCAGAAAGATGACTAGAGAGGAAGGCTACGTACCTGACACAAGCTATGCATTGCAAGATACAGATGAAGAACAAAAGGAGCATAATCTTTGGAACCATAGTGAGAGAATCGCCCTTGCATTTGGGTTGATCAATTGTCCCGAAGGATCGACTATTAGAATTTACAAGAACCTTCGTGTTTGTGGTGATTGCCACTCTGTTTTCAAGCTAGTTAGTAAAATTGTTGGTAGGAAAATCACAGTAAGGGATTCATACCGGTTTCATCATTTCAATGGTGGCAAGTGTTCTTGTTCAGACTACTGGTAG